ctatcgcctatgtttctatgtcctatTCACATCCTATCTTTCAGTTGAATTGATTGGCAATAGATTCTCCTCTGATCCAATTCAGAAGCCCATTTTTCCATTTCTCACTATTTTACATATCTttaaggtggatataaaagatcccgcaGCATTATTTGAAGTAGAGCAAGTGAGGTAttttcctggccaacatttatctctcaCCCAACCCAACAATATGCAGATTATTTGATTGTTAACTCATCtcggtgcagtggcacagtggtgagcactgctgcctcacagcaccagggacctaggttcaatttccggcttgggtcactgtctgtgcagagtctgcacattctcctcgtgtctgcatgggtttcctcctggttgggtgcattggccgtgttaaattctccctcagtgtcccctagttgcagagtgtggcaactagaggattttcacagtaacttcatcgcatgttaatttgatttcatttattattgtcacttgtattagtatacagtgaaaagtattgtttcttgcattctatacagacagagcatactgttcatagagaaagaaaggagcaagtgcagaatgtaatgttacagtcatagctagggtgtagagaaagatcaacttaatgtgaggtaggtccattcaaaagtctgatggcagcagggaagaagctgttcttgagtcggttggtacatgacctcaggcttttgtatctttttcccgacggaagaagatggaagagagaatgtccggggtgcgtggggtccttaattatgctggctgctttgccaaggcagcgggaagtgtagacagagtcaatggatgggaggctggtttgcaagatggattgggatacacttatgaccttttgtagtttcttgcggtcttgggcagagcaggagccataccaagctgtgatacaaccagaaagaatgctttctatggtgcatctgtaaacgttggtgagtgtcgtagctgacatgccaaatttccttcgtcttctgagaaagtagaggcctaatgtaagcctacttgtgacactaaaaaataaactttaatcaatATTGAATGCACTCCAATAGTGCTTCATTAAAGTGCTTTGGCACATCCTGAAATCGCAAATGACACCACGTAAATAAAAGTAATTTCTTAACTGTCCAGTCCTATACAAAGACAAATTATAGATACCAGTTTGGACTCATGCTTATGCATTTTCACTTATCCAAACTTTTCAATCTATTCTCCATTTCACTTGTAAGATCCTACGCACCGTTCATTTTTCTGATCTGAGGTAAACTCCTGGTTTCCTGTTCATTGTCCAACTATAATGACTTGAAGCAGCTCTGGTTATGAACCCGTCCCCACCGGCTGTGGTTCAGTTGGCATTTAGGTCCGATTGAGAGTATTAACAAAGCTTGGATTGACTTTTCAGTGTGGCACTGGGAGGATGCTGCACCATTGGAGGTGCTGTCCTTGGAGGGGATGGCCCCATCTTCCCTCTCAGATACAcgtaaaagatcctgtggcagtATTTAAAAGGAGGGCATCTCCACTGTTCTGGCCCAAGATTCCTCTCTCAAGCAACCAAAAGGCTTATCTGGTCACAATCTCACTGCAGTTTGAGGGATCTTTcagtatatatataaatatatatctaCCGGGACATAgcgtataaaaattggcaggtcatgctgcagctgtacagaaccatagttaggcctcatttagaatattgtgtacaattctggtcaccacactaccagaaggatgtggatgctctggagagggtacagaagaggtttaccagggtgttgcctggtctggagggtattagccatgaggagaggttggataaacttggcttgttctcactggaacgatggaggttgaggggcgatctgatagaggtttacaagattatgagtggcatggacagagtggatagtcagatgctctttcctagggtagaaaagtcaagtactaggggacataggtttaaggtgcgtggggaaaagtttagaggagatgtgcgaggcaagttttttacacagagggtggtgagtgtctggaacgcgctgcccgggaaggtggtgggagcaggtacgatagcggcatttaaggagcaactagacaaatacatgaataggatgggaatggaaggatacggactctgtaagtgcatatggttttagtttagttagggcatcatgatcggcgcaggcttggagggccgaagggcctgttcctgtgctgtgctattctttgttctttgttctttatgtaaaTTAGCTGCATTGTTTCCCAACATTACAGGACTATTTACACTTCAAAATTGctccattggctgcaaagtgcatttgaatgtcctgaggtcatgaaaaggtgctatataaatgcaagttccttcctTCAACTGAAATTCCATCAATAGCAACCAACCATTCTAATGGCTTTCCCATTTCAACTGTGCTTAGTTTAATCTCTTAACGCCAATTCAGCTAACTGCCCATGTCACAACAGTACTCAAATCACCCAAAACTTATAATCAGTCACTTAAGAGGGAAAGGAAGAATATGTTGATGAGATTTGATGACGCGCCTCAgagtggcacggtaacacagtggttagcactgctgcctcacagcgccagggacccgggttcgattcccagcttgggtcactatctgtgtggaatttgcacattctccccgtgtctgcgtgggtttcctccgggtgctccggtttcctcccacagtccaaagatgtgcgggttaggctgattgacaatggtaaatttctccttagagtcccaagatgtgtaggttagggggattaatggggtaaatatgtggggttacgggaataaggcctgagtAAGATCCTCTGTCAGCCGGTACAGACGctgtgggccaaacggcctccttctggactgtggggattctatgattttacactggaaagatggaggctgaggggagacctgatagagatctacaaaattatgagaggcacagacagagtggagagtcagaggcttttccccaggatggaagtgtcaatttcaagggggcacaggttcaaggtgagagggagatgtgcgggagaagtttttcacacagataatgatgggtgcctggaacgtgctgccagaggaggtggtggaagcaggcacatgagcaacatttcagaggcatctggatggctacatgaatagggggggaatagagggatacagaccgagtatgGACAGGAGGATTTGTTTTagattagttagggcatcatgatcagcacggtcttggagggccgaagggcctcttcctgtgctctaCGTTCCTTGTTGAGTTCAAGTGCTAGAATTGTcttcttgggctgaatggcctgtttgcgTGGTGGGGATTCGATATGATGTGACGTGAATGGCAAAAAGATTTCAGGGTGCAAGGTAAAAGGGGATGGCAAACTGAGCGAGTAAAGACATGAAAGCTAGGCGGGAAGCGTTTTAAATCGAACCAGCTGTTGGAGGAAATGTTTATGAGCAGAAATTGTTGAACTTAAGGGCTGTGGAGGCAGTAACATTCCCAGCTGAAATACAAAGTGACCCTTGAGCTTATGTGGAGCTCCACTGGAAGTGTGCAGGAGGTCACGTGGAGGAGAGAATTGATATGGCTTAATCAAAGGCTGATAGTAATCCTGACTGGGCAAATCTGATTTAGAGACGGAGGCTGCCGCGGAGGCCATGGTCGACCTGTTCAGTGGGATTACCTTGATAGTGAATAACCGAGACCGAGACCAGCTGGACACCCCACAGCAGGTGGAGAAGAGGGTGCGCAACAAGCTGGTGCTGCTCTACTTTGGCTCGAGGGAGTGCCCGAAATGCCAGGAGTTCGCCCCCGTGCTGCAAGACTTCTCCAACCGGCTGGTGGACGAGTTTTACGTGGAGCGGGCAGCTCAGCTGGCGCTGGTGTACGTCTCCCAGGATCGAACCGAGGAGAAGGAGCAGCAATACCTCAAGACACTGCACAGGAGGTGGCTCTACCTACCTTTCCATGACACGTACAAAAGGTAAACTGCACTGGGGTGAGGGAAGCTGAGAAAAAAATGCCGTGGCGGTGGCCTCTCGGTATTATCGCAGGACtagattattccagaaactcagcttaggCTCTGGGGaccggcttcgaatcccgccacggcagatggagaatttgaattcaattttaaatatctggaattaagaatctactgacgtccgtgaaaccattgtcggaaaaacccatctggttcactaatgtccctttagggaaggaaatctgccgtccttacccggtctggccgacatgtgactccagagccacagcaatgggcggcacggcagcgcggtggttagcactgctgcctcacagcgccagggacccgggttcgattcccggcttgggtcactgtctgtgtggagtctgcacgttctccccgtgtctgcgtgagtttcctccgggtgctccgatttcctcccacagtccaaacacttgctggttaggtgtattggccgtgctaaattctccctctgtgtacccgaacaggcgccggagtgtggcgactaagggattttcacaataacttcattgcagtgttaatgtaagccttacttgtgactaataaatgaataaacttttactttttcaatggggttgactctcaactgccctccaagggtaactagggatgggcaataaatgctgcccagccagcgatgcccatgtcccacggatgaatgaaaaaaatgacaTAAGAAGTCAGGGTGGTGGGCAATAGAGGGAGTAAGAGTGAGTAAAGAAAATGTGAGTCTAATGGAAGTGTAAACAGACCAAGCAGTTACGAACAAAAATCCCATGAGATTTTGAAGGGTTAGATGAAGATGAATTTGTGTTGCCCATatccttggggcggcacagtagcacagtggttagcactgctgcctcacagctccagggacctgggttcgattcccggctcgggtcactgtctgtgcggagtttgcacattctcctcgtgtctgcgtgggtttcctccgggtgctctggtttcctcccacagtccaaagatgtgcgggttaggttgattggccatgctaaaattgccccatagtgtcctgagatgcgtaggttagatggattagcgggtagatatgtagggatatgggggtagggcctgggtgggattgtggtcggtgcagactcgatgggccaaatggcctctttctgtgctgtagcgtttcttcttctatgattctaacttgcaccaagtcaccTTCACTCATCACCTCTATACTTGcaaacctacattggctcccagtctcaATTTTAACCTaataggagcagtaggccactcagcccctctcgcctgctccaccactcaataagatctcggctgatctgattgtagccttaaCTCAACTTTCCTGCCCGTCCCCCATAGCCCTCGACACCGCTGTAGACACAAAATGTccaacctctgctatttgtgatatatataaatgatttggaagaaggtgtaactggtgtaatcagcaagtttgcggatgacacgaagatggctggattgcggatagcgaagggcattgtcgggcaatacagcaggatatagataggctggaaaattgggcggagaggtggcagatggagtttaatccggataaatgcgaagtgatgcattttggaagaaataatgtagggaggagttatacaataaatggcagagtcatcaggagtatagaaacacagagggacctaggtgtgcaagtccacaaatccttgaaggtggcaacacaggtggagaaggtggtgaagaaggcatatggtatgcttgcctttataggacggggtatagagtataaaagctggagtctgatgatgcagctgtatagaacgctggttaggccacaaatggagtactgcatccagttcttgtcgccgcactaccagaaggacgtggaggcgttagagagagtgcagagaaggtttaccaggatgttgcctggtatggagggtcttggctatgaggagagattgggtaaactgggcttgttctccctggaaagacggagaatgaggggagatctaatagaggtgtacaagattatgaaggggatagatagggtgaacggtgggaagctttttcccagatcagaagtgacgttcacgaggggtcacgggctcaaggtgagaggggcgaagtataactcagatattagagggatgttttttacacagagggtggtgggggcctggaatgcgctgccaagtagggtggtggaggcaggcacgctgacatcatttaagacttacctggatagtcacatgagcagcctgggaatggagggatacaaacaattggtctagttggaccaaggagcggcacaggcttggagggccgaagggcctgtttcctgtgctgtactgttctttgttctttgagccttGAATATGtccaatgacccaacctccactgctctccGCGGTAGAGTGTTCTGGACAACGAacctccgagagaagaaattcctgctcaactccgtcttaaatgggagaagCCTTAATTTGCAATGGTGGCCCTTAGTTCTAGATACCCTTACGAGGGGAAACAATGtctcagcatttatcctgtcaagcccccgcagactctatgggcgagattctcccgtcccgcctgccacgggaattgtaacgggcaggacatggaccattgcaaaggtctgttgaccttggggcaggattttccagccttggggtgagtgtggccggaaaatcccgtctttATTTTTAGTGggaccactttttaaaaattaattcgtgggacatgggtgtcgctggctggccagcatttattgcccatccctaattgcccttgaagggcagttgagagtcaaccacattgccgtggctctggagtcacatgtaggccagaccgggtaaggacagcagatttccttccctaaaggaaattagtgaaccagatgggtttttccgacaatggtttcatggtcatcagtagattcttaattccagatatattttattgaattcaaattccaccatctgccgtggcgggattcgaacctgggtcctcagaacatgagctgagtttctggattaatagtctagcgataataccactaggccatcgcctctccctaATTCTTCTAAACCCTGCCATCTGTCTGATTTTCACCTACCTTACCCAGGGTAACCATGCTAAGGGACTGAAGGTAAGGTTCCTAAATTTGGAAATGGCACAACAATAAgtagaaagtaaattgtgaagtggacataaggaggctacaaagggatatagatgggtTAAGTGAGAGGGCCGAAATCTGGCAAATGGTGTATCACGTGGGcagattttggcaggaagaataaaaaaagattatttaattttttaaaaattccttcgtgggacatgggtgttgctggctgcccagcgtttattgcccatctctcatggtgagggatggtgagagattgcagacctctgagatgcagaaggatctgggtgtcctagtgcatgagtcacaaaaggcgagtatgcaggtacagcaagaggcaacttgattgaaacctttcagatcctgaggggtgttgacagggtggatgtggagaggatgattcctctcgtgggagaatctagaactagggtgggtcactgtttaaaaataagggggtcgCTCATTGAAGAcggagatgaggggaatttctttCTCAGCGGGcggagagtctctggaactcttcctcagaaggcatttttttaaggcagaacgagatagattcttgattaacgacagggggtgaaaggttatcggggggtcggcgggaatgtggggttgaggttccaatcagatcagccatgagctaattgaatgggggagcaggcctgaggggcagagtggcctactcctgctcctaatttgtatgttcatacgtGCCTTGAGCTGCTTAGGGCCTAAGCTCCGGAATTTCCTCTAAACCTTTCTGCCTCAATGAGATGTTGattacaatcccccccccccactaccacctcccccccactaccACCTCCCCCAactaccaccccccccaaccaccaccccccccactaccacccccccacccccacccccccaccaccccccccccaccaccccctcctcccccaccaccccctccactccctcctcccccaccaccccctcctcccccaccaccccctcctcccccaccccccccccctccccccccaacccccagttgCGGGGGTGCATTGTCTCCAATCCTGGGCAGACTCCAGTCACTGTGTAGAGAATTTCATCTCCAATGAAGGGAAGAGGTTAGAACAGATGAACATGGATACAtcgtcacattgacactaactaTAAATCacttgtatagaatcatagaatccccacaatgcagaaatggtcattcggcccatcgagtctgcaccaaccacaaccccacccagggccccattcccgtaaccccatatatttgctaatcccccctgacactaaggtcaatttagtatggtcaatgcaccctaacctgcacatctttggagtatgggaggaaaccggagcagccggaggaaacccatgcagacacggggagaacgtgcaaactccacgcagacagtgagccgaagctggaatcgaatccaggtccctggcgctgtgaggcagcagtactaaccactgtgccaccctgccgcaaaAGAAAGTAGGCAAAAGctccattagaaccatagaatccctacagcataggaggaggccgttcagcctatccaatctgcactgactttctgaaagtGCACCGTAGCcaggcccaccctccccgcctatccccataaccccatgcatctcaCCAAAGCTAATCCACTGAAGCTAcaaaggcggcacggtgacacagtggttagcactgctgcctcacagtgccaggttcctgggttcagttccggccttgggtcactctctgtgaggagtctgcacattctccctgtgtctgcgtgggtttcctccaggtgctccggtttttttgatttattattgtcacatgtattggtgaaaagtattgtttcttgtgcataatatggacaaaacataccgctcatagagtacatagggaggaaggaaaggagagggtgcagaatgtagtcatagctagggtgtagagaaagatcaacttactataacttcccacaatccaaagatgtgcaggttaggttggttggccatagaAAATTGCCTCTTCACGTCAAGCAGGATAAATatttgggttacgggaataggggctgggtgggattgtggtaggtgcagcctcaatgggtcgaatggcctccttctgcactgtagggattctatgattcaatgaatatacatcttcggacactaaggggcaatttagcacggtcaatgcacctaacccacacatcatacaactgtgggaggaaaccggagcacccggaggaaacccacgcagacacggggagaatgtgcagactccacacagacagcgacccaagccgggaatcgaacccaggtccctggcgctgtgaggcagcagtgctaaccactgtgccacctgtaggCAAAGACTAGTAAAGGTACAGATTTCTCTGCCACAAACCATTGTTAAAACAGATTCCCAAAA
This region of Mustelus asterias chromosome 19, sMusAst1.hap1.1, whole genome shotgun sequence genomic DNA includes:
- the nxnl1 gene encoding nucleoredoxin-like protein 1 isoform X1; its protein translation is MMKGNLETEAAAEAMVDLFSGITLIVNNRDRDQLDTPQQVEKRVRNKLVLLYFGSRECPKCQEFAPVLQDFSNRLVDEFYVERAAQLALVYVSQDRTEEKEQQYLKTLHRRWLYLPFHDTYKRELRKKYNITAIPSIVVLKPNGDLITRNGVAEISMMGVDCFKNWWEASEVIDRNFLLAEDFEDWTWKSLTDPLRQLKYKIKKEKEKAGEME
- the nxnl1 gene encoding nucleoredoxin-like protein 1 isoform X2, which gives rise to MVDLFSGITLIVNNRDRDQLDTPQQVEKRVRNKLVLLYFGSRECPKCQEFAPVLQDFSNRLVDEFYVERAAQLALVYVSQDRTEEKEQQYLKTLHRRWLYLPFHDTYKRELRKKYNITAIPSIVVLKPNGDLITRNGVAEISMMGVDCFKNWWEASEVIDRNFLLAEDFEDWTWKSLTDPLRQLKYKIKKEKEKAGEME